A part of Pseudomonadota bacterium genomic DNA contains:
- a CDS encoding NAD(P)-binding protein has translation MNHPLIQENKFVIPISYGSTEVIDTGKWGFQKPHTQFMTAPCQESCPAGNNIPQFLYLAQKGEYGNALLTILKENPFPGICGRVCFHPCEVSCNRDKYDESVSISALERYIFDTTSDQVPNLNPVQNVNGRGVAVVGSGPAGLSCAYFLRLLGHKVTVFEAYKEAGGIMTYGIPGYRLPKAIVKKEIARMIALGIEIKTGAKVGRDITFDALNEYDAVFLSIGAGIESPLGIEGEAFEKVMHGLDFLKRINSGSSIPGGQDVIVVGGGNTAMDVARSSIRNGCRVTIAYRRGRAEMPAIKDEIDDTEEEGARFEFLIQPVRIKMLSDKRLAVEFQRMKLGEPDASGRPRAIPVEGTDFIMETDYLITATGENVDLVSLPTDLIKNGLVYVDNFLRTKNAKMFAGGDVVDQPRTIVTAIGAGKKAAISIDLYLKGVPPEKMFSGIRVGDKGSLSFEAYTSGGRFEMNRAAQKVVTFDKLNTLYFEHTSRVKKRKLSREASLKSFQEVNLGLSAEEATTSVSRCFTCGTCNYCYNCYFFCPEGVIALDPIKGTKYVDYEHCKGCGTCAKSCPRNVVVMKEL, from the coding sequence ATGAATCATCCACTTATCCAGGAAAATAAATTTGTAATCCCTATATCCTATGGCAGCACAGAGGTCATCGATACAGGCAAATGGGGTTTTCAAAAACCACATACGCAGTTTATGACAGCCCCCTGCCAGGAATCTTGCCCTGCGGGAAACAACATCCCTCAATTTCTCTATTTAGCCCAAAAGGGTGAGTATGGTAACGCACTTTTAACCATCTTAAAGGAGAACCCCTTTCCCGGTATATGCGGAAGGGTTTGCTTCCATCCCTGTGAGGTAAGCTGCAATAGAGATAAGTACGATGAGTCCGTCTCTATCAGTGCACTGGAACGATATATATTTGATACGACATCTGATCAAGTGCCTAACCTGAACCCCGTCCAGAATGTCAATGGAAGAGGAGTCGCCGTTGTCGGGTCTGGTCCTGCAGGTCTTTCATGCGCCTATTTTCTTCGTCTTTTAGGCCATAAGGTAACCGTTTTTGAGGCATACAAAGAAGCCGGCGGGATAATGACGTACGGTATCCCCGGATACCGCCTCCCGAAAGCTATCGTCAAAAAAGAAATTGCAAGGATGATAGCTCTGGGTATTGAGATAAAGACAGGGGCTAAAGTGGGCAGAGATATCACTTTTGATGCACTCAATGAGTATGATGCAGTTTTTCTCTCGATCGGTGCCGGGATAGAGAGCCCCCTCGGCATAGAAGGCGAGGCATTTGAGAAGGTCATGCATGGTCTTGACTTTTTAAAGCGTATCAACTCAGGTTCATCAATCCCGGGAGGTCAGGATGTAATAGTGGTCGGCGGAGGAAATACTGCCATGGATGTAGCAAGGTCATCTATCAGGAATGGTTGCCGTGTTACCATAGCTTACCGAAGGGGAAGAGCAGAGATGCCGGCTATCAAGGACGAAATTGATGATACCGAAGAGGAAGGTGCACGGTTTGAATTTCTGATTCAACCTGTCAGGATAAAGATGTTATCAGACAAGAGATTGGCCGTAGAATTCCAGCGTATGAAGCTTGGTGAACCGGATGCGAGTGGCAGGCCAAGGGCTATTCCTGTTGAAGGGACTGACTTCATAATGGAAACAGATTACCTTATCACTGCTACCGGTGAAAATGTTGATCTTGTATCCTTACCCACGGACCTTATAAAAAACGGTCTTGTCTACGTTGATAATTTTCTCAGGACAAAGAATGCTAAGATGTTCGCAGGTGGCGATGTGGTTGACCAGCCACGAACCATAGTGACTGCCATAGGAGCCGGGAAAAAGGCTGCTATTTCCATTGACCTTTATCTCAAAGGAGTACCCCCTGAAAAAATGTTCTCCGGGATAAGGGTGGGAGACAAAGGGTCTCTTTCTTTCGAGGCGTATACCTCCGGTGGAAGGTTTGAAATGAATCGTGCGGCACAGAAAGTTGTTACCTTCGATAAACTGAATACCCTTTATTTTGAGCACACGAGCAGGGTTAAAAAACGTAAACTGAGCCGTGAGGCTTCTCTTAAAAGTTTTCAGGAGGTCAATCTCGGTTTATCAGCGGAAGAAGCAACTACCTCTGTTTCACGCTGTTTTACCTGTGGAACATGTAATTACTGTTACAACTGTTACTTCTTCTGTCCCGAAGGCGTAATTGCACTGGATCCTATCAAAGGGACGAAATATGTGGATTATGAACATTGCAAAGGATGCGGGACATGTGCAAAGTCCTGCCCGAGAAATGTGGTTGTGATGAAGGAGCTGTGA
- a CDS encoding 2-oxoacid:acceptor oxidoreductase family protein has translation MIEIMFRGRGGQGAVVASEILGRAFFLEGKYPQSFALFGGERRGAPVVGFLRVDDEPILLKCQIKHPNYLILLDISLIEQEEIGKEVVPGGKLLINTHNSIEYFKDLRGFTIGLVDAASIARNLGLGGNFNMAMLGAYVRLTNLIKLETLIEAVTKMVPSKREENIQAVKDAYEQVRVYEAEG, from the coding sequence ATGATCGAAATCATGTTTAGAGGTCGCGGAGGACAGGGGGCAGTAGTTGCCTCTGAGATTCTTGGAAGGGCCTTTTTTCTTGAAGGTAAATACCCACAGAGCTTCGCTCTCTTTGGAGGTGAACGACGGGGTGCCCCTGTAGTCGGTTTTTTGCGCGTTGATGATGAACCCATTCTTTTGAAATGCCAGATAAAGCACCCAAACTACCTGATTCTCCTTGACATATCGTTAATTGAACAGGAGGAAATAGGTAAGGAGGTTGTACCTGGTGGAAAACTCCTCATTAATACACATAATAGCATCGAGTATTTTAAGGACTTGAGGGGGTTTACCATTGGTCTGGTTGACGCAGCATCAATCGCTAGAAATCTTGGACTCGGAGGTAATTTTAATATGGCAATGCTGGGGGCATATGTACGCTTGACCAATCTCATAAAGCTTGAAACATTGATCGAAGCAGTCACTAAAATGGTTCCATCCAAAAGAGAGGAGAATATCCAGGCAGTGAAAGATGCCTATGAACAAGTAAGGGTCTACGAGGCGGAAGGTTAG